The following are encoded together in the Glycine max cultivar Williams 82 chromosome 8, Glycine_max_v4.0, whole genome shotgun sequence genome:
- the LOC100816690 gene encoding disease resistance protein RPV1 isoform X1 gives MNEQQRITDVASSSNSSSMSSSKQYDVFLSFRGEDTRRSFTSHLYESLNEVKVQTYIDDRLEKGEEISPTLTKAIENSRVSIVIFSENYASSKWCLGELIKIMESKKEKGQIVIPVFYNIDPSHVRKQTGSYEQAFEKHEGEPRCNKWKTALTEAAGLAGFDSRNYRTDPELLKDIVGAVLRKLPPRYQNQRKGLIGIEDHCKQIESLLKIGSSEVKTLGIWGMGGIGKTTLATTLYDKLSHKFEDACFLANLSEQSDKPKNRSFGNFDMANLEQLDKNHSRLQDKKVLIILDDVTTSEQLDKIIPDFDCDFLGPGSRVIVTTRDKQILSRVDEIYPVGEWSFDKSLQLFCLTAFGEKQPNDGYADLSRMVVSYCKGIPLALKVLGASLRSRSKEIWECELRKLQKIPNKEIHKVLKLSYDGLDRSEQDIFLDIACFFKGRDRCWVTRVLEAFEFFPAPGINILLDKALITISDSNLILMHDLIQEMGREIVHQESKDPGRRTRLWRHEEVHDVLKYNKGTDVVEGISLDLSRLNEDLNLSSNSLAKMTNLRFLRIDGESWLSDRIFNGYLPNGLESLYLSNDVEPLYFPGLESLVLYFPNGHVSSYLPNGLESFYFLDGPVSLYLPNGLESLYFPSGLESLSNQLRYLHWDLCYLESLPPNFCAEQLVVLHMKFSKLKKLWDGVQVRMCGYTNYIFLRFLLQLRLMIMNFKIYEQCDAPFLLQNLVNLKEIDLSYSEDLIEIPNLSEAENLESISLSGCKSLHKLHVHSKSLRAMELDGCSSLKEFSVTSEKMTKLNLSYTNISELSSSIGHLVSLEKLYLRGTNVESLPANIKNLSMLTSLRLDGCRKLMSLPELPPSLRLLDINGCKKLMSPSQRHNIKLKKIYKYVLKKISILFSILFYVVLCCFMYNYVISFYSN, from the exons ATGAATGAGCAGCAAAGGATCACTGATGTTGCTTCTTCCTCTAACTCTTCATCTATGTCATCTTCTAAACAATATGATGTTTTCCTGAGCTTTCGAGGTGAAGACACTCGAAGGAGCTTCACAAGCCATCTATATGAATCTTTGAATGAAGTGAAAGTCCAAACCTATATAGATGATCGacttgaaaagggagaagaaatcTCACCTACACTCACCAAAGCCATCGAAAATTCTCGTGTATCTATTGTCATTTTCTCAGAGAACTATGCTTCCTCAAAGTGGTGCTTGGGTGAACTCATCAAGATTATggaaagcaagaaagaaaaaggacagATTGTGATTCCAGTTTTCTACAACATAGACCCATCCCATGTGAGGAAGCAGACAGGGAGCTATGAGCAAGCCTTTGAAAAACATGAGGGAGAACCCAGATGCAACAAATGGAAAACTGCTCTCACTGAAGCAGCCGGTTTAGCTGGGTTTGACTCTCGAAATTACAG GACTGATCCTGAATTACTTAAGGACATTGTTGGAGCTGTTTTGCGAAAATTGCCTCCTAGATACCAAAACCAACGTAAAGGACTGATTGGAATTGAGGACCATTGTAAACAGATTGAGTCGTTACTAAAAATTGGTTCAAGTGAAGTTAAAACCCTTGGAATATGGGGTATGGGTGGTATAGGTAAAACCACCCTTGCTACTACTTTATATGACAAACTGTCTCATAAGTTTGAAGATGCTTGCTTCCTCGCAAACTTGAGTGAACAATCAGACAAGCCCAAAAATCGTAGTTTTGGTAATTTTGATATGGCTAACTTAGAGCAATTAGATAAAAATCATAGTAGGCTTCAAGATAAAAAAGTTCTCATTATCCTAGATGATGTCACTACCTCAGAGcaattagataaaataattcCAGATTTTGATTGTGATTTCTTGGGACCAGGAAGTAGAGTCATTGTTACAACAAGAGATAAACAAATACTTAGCCGAGTTGATGAAATATATCCGGTTGGGGAATGGAGCTTTGATAAGTCTCTTCAGCTTTTCTGTTTGACTGCTTTTGGAGAAAAACAACCTAATGATGGCTATGCGGATCTATCAAGAATGGTGGTTTCCTATTGCAAAGGTATTCCTTTGGCTTTAAAAGTCTTGGGTGCAAGTCTTCGATCAAGAAGTAAAGAAATCTGGGAATGTGAATTGAGAAAACTTCAGAAGATTCCAAATAAGGAAATTCATAAAGTATTAAAACTAAGTTATGATGGCTTAGATCGTTCGGAGCAGGACATATTTCTAGACATTGCATGTTTCTTCAAAGGACGAGATAGATGTTGGGTAACAAGAGTACTGGAAGCTTTTGAGTTCTTTCCAGCACCTGGGATAAACATCCTTTTAGATAAAGCTCTCATAACAATTTCAGATAGCAATCTGATATTAATGCATGACTTGATACAAGAAATGGGTCGAGAAATTGTTCATCAAGAATCTAAAGACCCTGGAAGACGAACCCGATTATGGAGACATGAGGAAGTGCACGATGTATTGAAATATAACAAG GGAACTGATGTTGTTGAAGGCATAAGTTTAGATTTGTCTAGATTAAATGAGGATCTAAATTTGAGCTCCAATTCCCTTGCAAAGATGACTAACTTGAGATTTCTTCGAATTGATGGAGAAAGCTGGCTGAGTGACAGAATTTTTAACGGGTACCTTCCTAATGGTCTTGAATCATTGTACCTTTCTAATGATGTTGAGCCATTGTACTTTCCTGGTCTTGAGTCACTAGTACTGTACTTTCCTAATGGTCATGTGTCATCGTACCTTCCTAATGGTCTTGAGTCATTTTACTTTCTTGATGGTCCTGTGTCATTGTACCTTCCTAATGGTCTTGAGTCATTGTACTTTCCTAGTGGTCTTGAGTCATTGTCTAATCAACTAAGGTACCTTCACTGGGATCTATGTTATCTTGAGTCTTTGCCACCTAACTTTTGTGCTGAACAGCTAGTAGTGCTTCACATGAAATTTAGCAAGCTTAAAAAGCTTTGGGATGGGGTTCAGGTAAGAATGTGTGGCTATACAAACTATATTTTTCTTAGGTTTCTCTTACAGTTAAGGCTCatgattatgaattttaaaatttatgaacaatgtgATGCACCTTTCTTGTTACAGAATCTTGTAAATTTGAAGGAAATTGACCTTTCGTATTCCGAAGACCTCATTGAGATCCCAAACTTATCTGAAGCAGAAAATCTTGAAAGCATTTCACTTTCAGGTTGCAAAAGCTTGCATAAACTCCATGTTCATTCAAAATCTCTCCGTGCAATGGAACTTGATGGTTGTTCATCTCTCAAGGAATTCTCAGTAACATCagagaaaatgacaaaattgaACTTATCTTACACCAATATAAGTGAATTGTCATCATCAATTGGTCACTTGGTGTCTTTAGAAAAGTTATACTTAAGGGGAACTAATGTTGAGAGCTTGCCTGCAAATATCAAAAACCTTTCAATGCTGACAAGCCTTCGGCTAGATGGTTGCAGGAAACTCATGTCTCTACCGGAGCTTCCACCATCCTTGAGATTGCTTGATATAAATGGTTGTAAGAAGCTCATGTCACCATCCCAAAGACACAACATAAAacttaagaaaatatataaatatgtactaaaaaaaatttctatattGTTTTCTATATTGTTTTATGTAGTTTTATGTTGTTTTATGTACAATTATGTTATctctttttattcaaattaa
- the LOC100816690 gene encoding disease resistance protein RPV1 isoform X2: MNEQQRITDVASSSNSSSMSSSKQYDVFLSFRGEDTRRSFTSHLYESLNEVKVQTYIDDRLEKGEEISPTLTKAIENSRVSIVIFSENYASSKWCLGELIKIMESKKEKGQIVIPVFYNIDPSHVRKQTGSYEQAFEKHEGEPRCNKWKTALTEAAGLAGFDSRNYRTDPELLKDIVGAVLRKLPPRYQNQRKGLIGIEDHCKQIESLLKIGSSEVKTLGIWGMGGIGKTTLATTLYDKLSHKFEDACFLANLSEQSDKPKNRSFGNFDMANLEQLDKNHSRLQDKKVLIILDDVTTSEQLDKIIPDFDCDFLGPGSRVIVTTRDKQILSRVDEIYPVGEWSFDKSLQLFCLTAFGEKQPNDGYADLSRMVVSYCKGIPLALKVLGASLRSRSKEIWECELRKLQKIPNKEIHKVLKLSYDGLDRSEQDIFLDIACFFKGRDRCWVTRVLEAFEFFPAPGINILLDKALITISDSNLILMHDLIQEMGREIVHQESKDPGRRTRLWRHEEVHDVLKYNKGTDVVEGISLDLSRLNEDLNLSSNSLAKMTNLRFLRIDGESWLSDRIFNGYLPNGLESLYLSNDVEPLYFPGLESLVLYFPNGHVSSYLPNGLESFYFLDGPVSLYLPNGLESLYFPSGLESLSNQLRYLHWDLCYLESLPPNFCAEQLVVLHMKFSKLKKLWDGVQNLVNLKEIDLSYSEDLIEIPNLSEAENLESISLSGCKSLHKLHVHSKSLRAMELDGCSSLKEFSVTSEKMTKLNLSYTNISELSSSIGHLVSLEKLYLRGTNVESLPANIKNLSMLTSLRLDGCRKLMSLPELPPSLRLLDINGCKKLMSPSQRHNIKLKKIYKYVLKKISILFSILFYVVLCCFMYNYVISFYSN, encoded by the exons ATGAATGAGCAGCAAAGGATCACTGATGTTGCTTCTTCCTCTAACTCTTCATCTATGTCATCTTCTAAACAATATGATGTTTTCCTGAGCTTTCGAGGTGAAGACACTCGAAGGAGCTTCACAAGCCATCTATATGAATCTTTGAATGAAGTGAAAGTCCAAACCTATATAGATGATCGacttgaaaagggagaagaaatcTCACCTACACTCACCAAAGCCATCGAAAATTCTCGTGTATCTATTGTCATTTTCTCAGAGAACTATGCTTCCTCAAAGTGGTGCTTGGGTGAACTCATCAAGATTATggaaagcaagaaagaaaaaggacagATTGTGATTCCAGTTTTCTACAACATAGACCCATCCCATGTGAGGAAGCAGACAGGGAGCTATGAGCAAGCCTTTGAAAAACATGAGGGAGAACCCAGATGCAACAAATGGAAAACTGCTCTCACTGAAGCAGCCGGTTTAGCTGGGTTTGACTCTCGAAATTACAG GACTGATCCTGAATTACTTAAGGACATTGTTGGAGCTGTTTTGCGAAAATTGCCTCCTAGATACCAAAACCAACGTAAAGGACTGATTGGAATTGAGGACCATTGTAAACAGATTGAGTCGTTACTAAAAATTGGTTCAAGTGAAGTTAAAACCCTTGGAATATGGGGTATGGGTGGTATAGGTAAAACCACCCTTGCTACTACTTTATATGACAAACTGTCTCATAAGTTTGAAGATGCTTGCTTCCTCGCAAACTTGAGTGAACAATCAGACAAGCCCAAAAATCGTAGTTTTGGTAATTTTGATATGGCTAACTTAGAGCAATTAGATAAAAATCATAGTAGGCTTCAAGATAAAAAAGTTCTCATTATCCTAGATGATGTCACTACCTCAGAGcaattagataaaataattcCAGATTTTGATTGTGATTTCTTGGGACCAGGAAGTAGAGTCATTGTTACAACAAGAGATAAACAAATACTTAGCCGAGTTGATGAAATATATCCGGTTGGGGAATGGAGCTTTGATAAGTCTCTTCAGCTTTTCTGTTTGACTGCTTTTGGAGAAAAACAACCTAATGATGGCTATGCGGATCTATCAAGAATGGTGGTTTCCTATTGCAAAGGTATTCCTTTGGCTTTAAAAGTCTTGGGTGCAAGTCTTCGATCAAGAAGTAAAGAAATCTGGGAATGTGAATTGAGAAAACTTCAGAAGATTCCAAATAAGGAAATTCATAAAGTATTAAAACTAAGTTATGATGGCTTAGATCGTTCGGAGCAGGACATATTTCTAGACATTGCATGTTTCTTCAAAGGACGAGATAGATGTTGGGTAACAAGAGTACTGGAAGCTTTTGAGTTCTTTCCAGCACCTGGGATAAACATCCTTTTAGATAAAGCTCTCATAACAATTTCAGATAGCAATCTGATATTAATGCATGACTTGATACAAGAAATGGGTCGAGAAATTGTTCATCAAGAATCTAAAGACCCTGGAAGACGAACCCGATTATGGAGACATGAGGAAGTGCACGATGTATTGAAATATAACAAG GGAACTGATGTTGTTGAAGGCATAAGTTTAGATTTGTCTAGATTAAATGAGGATCTAAATTTGAGCTCCAATTCCCTTGCAAAGATGACTAACTTGAGATTTCTTCGAATTGATGGAGAAAGCTGGCTGAGTGACAGAATTTTTAACGGGTACCTTCCTAATGGTCTTGAATCATTGTACCTTTCTAATGATGTTGAGCCATTGTACTTTCCTGGTCTTGAGTCACTAGTACTGTACTTTCCTAATGGTCATGTGTCATCGTACCTTCCTAATGGTCTTGAGTCATTTTACTTTCTTGATGGTCCTGTGTCATTGTACCTTCCTAATGGTCTTGAGTCATTGTACTTTCCTAGTGGTCTTGAGTCATTGTCTAATCAACTAAGGTACCTTCACTGGGATCTATGTTATCTTGAGTCTTTGCCACCTAACTTTTGTGCTGAACAGCTAGTAGTGCTTCACATGAAATTTAGCAAGCTTAAAAAGCTTTGGGATGGGGTTCAG AATCTTGTAAATTTGAAGGAAATTGACCTTTCGTATTCCGAAGACCTCATTGAGATCCCAAACTTATCTGAAGCAGAAAATCTTGAAAGCATTTCACTTTCAGGTTGCAAAAGCTTGCATAAACTCCATGTTCATTCAAAATCTCTCCGTGCAATGGAACTTGATGGTTGTTCATCTCTCAAGGAATTCTCAGTAACATCagagaaaatgacaaaattgaACTTATCTTACACCAATATAAGTGAATTGTCATCATCAATTGGTCACTTGGTGTCTTTAGAAAAGTTATACTTAAGGGGAACTAATGTTGAGAGCTTGCCTGCAAATATCAAAAACCTTTCAATGCTGACAAGCCTTCGGCTAGATGGTTGCAGGAAACTCATGTCTCTACCGGAGCTTCCACCATCCTTGAGATTGCTTGATATAAATGGTTGTAAGAAGCTCATGTCACCATCCCAAAGACACAACATAAAacttaagaaaatatataaatatgtactaaaaaaaatttctatattGTTTTCTATATTGTTTTATGTAGTTTTATGTTGTTTTATGTACAATTATGTTATctctttttattcaaattaa
- the LOC100799631 gene encoding polyamine oxidase 2, which translates to MESRTKSNPQLTRALCYANDGNQQGRSPSVIVIGGGMAGIAAARSLHDASLQVVLLESRERIGGRIHTDYSFGFPVDMGASWLHGVSNENPLASVIGRLGLPLYRTSGDNSILYDHDLESYGLFDMDGKQVPQELVAKVGEIFEAILQETDKIRQESSEDMSVLRGLSIVFDRKPELRLEGIAYKVLQWYLCRLEGWFAADTDAISLKGWDQEVLLPGGHGLMVRGYLPVVNSLAKGLDIRLGHRVTKVVRRYNGVKVTVENGKTFFADAAVIAVPLGVLKAKKILFEPKLPDWKEAAIADLGIGLENKIILHFENVFWPNVEFLGVVADTPYECSYFLNLHKATGRAVLVYMPSGQLAKDVEKMPDEAAVNFAFMQLKKIFPDASSPIQYLVSRWGSDINSLGSYSYDAVGKPHELYERLRVPVDNLFFAGEATSMSYPGSVHGAYSTGTMAAEDCRMRVLERYGEVDLFQPVMGEEGSMSIPLQISRL; encoded by the exons ATGGAGTCGAGAACTAAGAGTAATCCCCAATTAACAAGAG CTCTTTGCTATGCAAACGATGGCAATCAGCAGGGAAGGTCACCATCTGTTATTGTCATTGGTGGTGGCATGGCTGGGATTGCTGCTGCTCGTTCGCTCCATGATGCTTCGTTACAG GTTGTTCTCTTAGAGTCAAGGGAAAGAATTGGTGGCCGAATTCACACTGATTACTCATTTGGTTTTCCTGTGGACATGGGAGCATCATG GTTGCATGGAGTTTCCAATGAAAATCCACTGGCTTCGGTGATTGGGAGGCTAGGTCTACCCCTTTACCGTACTAGTGGGGATAATTCCATACTCTATGACCATGATTTGGAAAG CTATGGACTTTTTGATATGGATGGGAAACAGGTTCCTCAAGAGTTGGTAGCAAAAGTTGGTGAAATATTTGAGGCAATTTTGCAGGAG ACAGATAAAATAAGGCAAGAATCCAGTGAAGACATGTCTGTACTTCGTGGTCTTTCAATCGTTTTCGATAGGAAGCCAGAACTGAG GTTGGAGGGGATTGCTTATAAGGTACTTCAGTGGTATTTATGTAGACTGGAGGGCTGGTTTGCTGCAGACACTGATGCTATTTCACTGAAAGGATGGGACCAG GAGGTACTGCTCCCTGGTGGTCATGGTCTTATGGTCCGTGGCTACTTGCCTGTTGTAAATAGCCTAGCCAAGGGTCTTGATATTCGATTGGGGCACAG GGTCACAAAAGTAGTTAGGCGATATAATGGAGTAAAGGTAACTGTGGAAAATGGGAAAACGTTTTTTGCTGATGCTGCTGTTATTGCTGTCCCACTTGGGGTGCTTAAGGCGAAGAAAATATTGTTTGAGCCAAAGCTTCCAGACTGGAAGGAAGCTGCCATTGCTGATCTTGGGATTGGACTTgagaataaaatcattttacacTTTGAAAATGTGTTTTGGCCTAATGTGGAGTTCTTGGGAGTAGTTGCAGATACACCTTATGAATGTAGCTACTTCCTTAATCTCCACAAGGCCACAGGTCGTGCTGTTCTCGTTTACATGCCTTCTGGGCAGCTTGCCAAAGACGTTGAAAAGATGCCTGATGAAGCAGCTGTCAACTTCGCTTTCATGCAGCTCAAGAAGATTTTTCCAGATGCTTCTTCACCG ATTCAGTATCTTGTGTCTCGTTGGGGATCAGATATAAATTCACTAGGTTCATATAGCTATGATGCAGTTGGGAAACCCCATGAACTATATGAGAGGCTACGGGTCCCAGTAGATAACTTGTTCTTTGCAGGGGAAGCAACAAGCATGAGCTATCCAGGATCTGTCCATGGGGCATACTCCACTGGAACGATGGCTGCTGAAGATTGCCGGATGCGTGTGCTCGAGCGATATGGAGAGGTTGATTTATTCCAGCCAGTGATGGGAGAAGAGGGTTCCATGTCTATCCCGCTTCAGATATCGCGTCTTTAA